The window TCTCTCTGCCCGAGAACGGGTCGACTCAGACGGGCGCGGAAGCGCTGCCGGCCGTCGTCGGCGCGCCGTCCCCCGCGACCGCCGGCGATCAAGCCGCGGCCCGATCCGAGACCGGACTCCTCGTCCGGATGTTTTTCCTCGGGGCCGGGTTCATGTTGGTCGAAACCAAGGCCGTGGTCCACATGGCCCTCTTGTTCGGCGGCACGTGGGTGGTGAACACGGTCGTGTTCTTCGCGATTCTGATGACCGCCCTGCTGGGCAACTTGTTTGTGGCGTGGGTCCGCCCGGAGCGGTTGTGGTGGGCTTACATCGGTCTCATCGCCGCCCTGGCGGCCAACCTACTCGTCCCGTTGGACGCCTTCCTCGGTCTGGACCGCACCGTCCAAGTGATCGCGGCCTGTTCGCTGGTCTTCGCGCCGGTCGTCTTCGCTGGCGTGATCTTCCCGGTATCCTTCAAACGTGCGGCAGCCCCCGACCGCGCGTTCGGGACGAACGCGGCCGGTGCCCTCCTGGGCGGAATCGCCGAGAACGCGTCGATGCTCGTCGGGTTCCAGTATTTGTTGGTGGTGGCCGTCGCGTTCTACCTGGCGAGTAGCGTGAGGACCAAAAAGTAACGCCGGGGTCGGTGCCAGTGGGTGCTACGATTTCGCACCGGCACCGCCGCCGGACTCCGACCGCATCCCGGGAGGTTCCGCGGCGAGTCCTCCCGCTTCGCGAGGTCCGAGCATGCGGCGTCCCCCCACTCACCGGCCCGGCAACACGCGGCGGTCCGCACTGGTCGTCGTCGCGTTCTTCGCCTTCGTGGGCGTCGGCGGGTATTTCTTCGCCAGACAGTACAAGCCGCACTGGTTCGATTCCGAAGGCGAGAGCGCGACCGAACTCGCCGCGCTGAAGACGGCCGCACTGGCACCCGCCCCGCCTGCGGCTCCGGACGCCGGCTGGCCCCAGTGGTTCGGCCCGAACCGCGACGGCCGCGCCCCGGTCGGACCGCTGCAAACCGATTGGGACGCCCACCCGCCCCAAAAAGTCTGGTCTGTCCCGTGCGGCGGCGGGTACTCGTCTGTGTCCGTCGCGAACGACCGCGCTTACGTCACGGACTACCAGGCGGCCGAAGGTGTCGAGCGAGTCGTCTGCCTCGACGCCGCGACCGGCGATACGCGGTGGACGTACAGCGCCGCGGCCGACTACTCGGCCATGAAAACGGGGTACGCAGCCGGCCCGCGCGCCGCCCCGCTCGTCCACGCCGGCCGCGTCTACGCGCTCGGGGCGGCCGGCGCGCTCGTCTGCCTCGAAGAACCGACCGGGGCGGGTGCCGAGCCGCGGGCCGTCTGGGCGAAGCACTTCGTTCGCGACTTCGGCGCGTCCGTCCCGACCTGGGGCTTCGCGTCGTCGCCGTTACTCGAAGGAGACACAATCATCGTCCAGCCGGGCGGGAAGGCCGGCAGTGTGGTCGCGTTCGACCGCGACACGGGCGACATCCGCTGGAAGGCCGGCACGGACCCGACCGGCTACAGTTCGCCGGTCGCGATGACGGGCGCCGGGGTGCGGCAGATCATCGCCATGACGGGTCGGTCAGTCTTCGGCCTCCGGCCCGCGGACGGCAAGGTCATCTGGTCGGCACCGTGGGCCACGCAGTTCGACGGCAACATCGCCACGCCCGTCGTCGCGGGCGATTACGTGTTCCTCTCGTCGGGGTATGCCAAGGGGTGCGCGCTGTGGCACCTGACGCCGGCCGGCGAGGGCGGCGTGGCAGCCAGCCAGGTTTATTTCCGCAAGGCGCGGGTCATGCAGAACCACCACTCGACCTGCGTGACCCAAGACGGCTTCCTGTACGGCTTCGACAGCAGCCTCCTGCGGTGCGTCGAACTGCGGCAAGGGGAAGTGAAGGAAGACTGGATCGCCCGCGACGCCGCCGGCGCGGCAATCCAGAAGGGTTGCCTCATCCTCGCGGACAAGCACCTCATCGGCCTGACCGAGTCCGGCACCCTCTTCCTGGCCGACGCCGACCCCGAGGAGTTCCACTTCCGCGGGGCCGTGCGCCACGCGCTGGCCGACCCCGAGTGTTGGGCTCTGCCGGTCCTGGTAGACGGGCGGATCTATCT is drawn from Fimbriiglobus ruber and contains these coding sequences:
- a CDS encoding PQQ-binding-like beta-propeller repeat protein, which produces MRRPPTHRPGNTRRSALVVVAFFAFVGVGGYFFARQYKPHWFDSEGESATELAALKTAALAPAPPAAPDAGWPQWFGPNRDGRAPVGPLQTDWDAHPPQKVWSVPCGGGYSSVSVANDRAYVTDYQAAEGVERVVCLDAATGDTRWTYSAAADYSAMKTGYAAGPRAAPLVHAGRVYALGAAGALVCLEEPTGAGAEPRAVWAKHFVRDFGASVPTWGFASSPLLEGDTIIVQPGGKAGSVVAFDRDTGDIRWKAGTDPTGYSSPVAMTGAGVRQIIAMTGRSVFGLRPADGKVIWSAPWATQFDGNIATPVVAGDYVFLSSGYAKGCALWHLTPAGEGGVAASQVYFRKARVMQNHHSTCVTQDGFLYGFDSSLLRCVELRQGEVKEDWIARDAAGAAIQKGCLILADKHLIGLTESGTLFLADADPEEFHFRGAVRHALADPECWALPVLVDGRIYLRDKEKIVCYDARPEGK